A window of the Cicer arietinum cultivar CDC Frontier isolate Library 1 chromosome 6, Cicar.CDCFrontier_v2.0, whole genome shotgun sequence genome harbors these coding sequences:
- the LOC101496789 gene encoding E3 ubiquitin-protein ligase XB3-like has product MGQNQSSCVVKKKENSVFSSAVANGELEIVEAMVYQDVGVLENSVGRARLSPLHLAAANGRIEVLSMLLDRNVKVDVLNRHKQTPLMLAVMHGKTGCMEKLIQAGANILMFDTIRRRTCLHYAAYYGHVDCLKAILSAAHSTPVADSWGFSRFVNIRDGNGATPLHLAARHRRLECLHSLLDNGALVCASTGGYGFPGSTPLHMAARGGSVDCVRMLLAWGADRLQLDSSGRIPFTVALKHKHRACAALLDPSSAAPLVWPSPLKFIGELNQEAKALLENALLEANREREKTLLKKTDTPRSPLHSDSKYDDIVSDSEESNMELCCICFDQVCTIEVRPCGHQMCAHCTLALCCLKKPDPATGCTTGPFCPFCRGAILQLIVAKIKTSSDTEEVESSPTTKPKKSRRSNFSEGSSSFKSLSAMGSFGRIAGRNSGKIDTEKQ; this is encoded by the exons ATGGGTCAGAATCAATCAAGTTGTGTGGTGAAGAAGAAAGAGAATAGTGTGTTTTCTTCTGCTGTTGCTAATGGTGAGTTGGAGATAGTTGAAGCTATGGTTTATCAAGATGTTGGTGTTTTGGAGAATTCTGTTGGTCGTGCTAGGTTGTCTCCGCTTCATTTAGCAGCTGCCAATGGTCGGATCGAG GTGCTTTCCATGTTATTGGACCGGAATGTCAAAGTTGATGTCTTGAATCGCCATAAACAG ACACCATTAATGTTGGCTGTGATGCATGGAAAGACTGGTTGCATGGAAAAACTTATTCAAGCTGGAGCTAAT ATATTGATGTTTGATACCATTCGTCGAAGAACCTGCTTGCACTATGCTGCTTATTATGGCCATGTAGATTGCCTAAAGGCTATTCTTTCAGCTGCTCATTCCACACCTGTTGCAGATTCTTG GGGATTTTCTAGATTTGTGAATATAAGAGATGGAAACGGTGCTACACCACTCCACCTTGCTGCTCGTCATAGACGGCTTGAATGTCTTCATTCCCTTTTAGACAACGGGGCTCTTGTTTGCGCTTCAACCGGTGGATACGG ATTCCCTGGGAGCACACCGCTACATATGGCTGCCCGTGGTGGTTCTGTTGACTGTGTCCGGATGTTGCTTGCTTGGGGAGCAGATAGGCTTCAATTAGATTCTTCCGG GAGAATACCATTCACAGTTGCTCTGAAGCACAAGCATAGAGCATGTGCTGCCCTGCTTGATCCTTCATCGGCTGCACCGCTTGTTTGGCCATCGCCGCTAAAGTTTATCGGCGAGCTCAATCAGGAAGCCAAGGCCTTACTGGAGAATGCGTTACTAGAAGCTAATAGGGAGAGAGAAAAGACCCTACTAAAGAAGACTGACACACCTCGATCTCCTCTACATTCTGATAGCAAATATGATGATATTGTCTCAGATTCTGAG GAAAGCAATATGGAATTATGCTGTATATGCTTTGACCAAGTCTGCACAATTGAGGTTAGACCTTGTGGTCATCAAATGTGTGCTCATTGTACCCTCGCGCTATGCTGTCTCAAGAAGCCTGATCCTGCAACCGGTTGCACCACTGGACCATTTTGTCCATTTTGCCGAGGTGCCATTCTTCAGTTAATCGTTGCCAAGATCAAGACTAGTAGTGATACAGAAGAAGTGGAATCCAGTCCAACAACAAAACCGAAGAAGTCAAGAAGATCAAATTTCAGCGAAGGGAGCAGCAGCTTCAAGAGTTTATCAGCCATGGGCTCGTTTGGAAGGATTGCTGGCCGCAATTCAGGAAAGATTGACACTGAAAAGCAATGA